Proteins co-encoded in one Chitinophagales bacterium genomic window:
- a CDS encoding CorA family divalent cation transporter: protein MKNISDNDEIINTEKQENTGAKKNNKQSVPHSDWVSYHIFLFPFKWELLKSSEKGDYFSVKTDVAEFDALLNQNWERKPYEKFAEVEDFNEFHYFYPFVQDVLYDYEGNENVIRHFQFKNLDFKNDTFNIKVQLDWEANNQKENEPKTYTLHIKELLLNVYTTGIGILSFHLVNTDKNSTKEDILCINQFGRRLYPPFLDAKNILEGVQRSELAAAIEVNINGETYSDEFSKHYRSLEAINEANKPPKSIQLPAYISNILALDPAKIHYKPILDDRMFVVGWYGNDTMSKALSAYPKDFFNRTEQTLLSKFGKIYPIPTKAFGYISDKDASDFWYKYVFVDGKGKGLSNRLMQEDFLLNQTYDRWIENYTLYGFSRYSLMSLTGTLETLNHEQNQAAFLVTHLRTIYYKIAELCLVQRVSILNFSDEASHISTLPIEDNTVGAKIKDLYKNYLQFINKIYFREITAQEQGIEMYAHLQNIMNVGRDAQNLDREIAELHNYADLIESQKRQSEQEKQNKAINRLTILGAALLLPTFIAGYYGMNIFDGQVMEFDKFRLWVATAAFIATPILLLIIFVMNGKTPFRERLSKAKNWFEDVEGNFLWARIIASLLLFVITMAFLIYPLLKPITADERNPESDTAKVEVVKDVNSEEIKLLKNKLQSTESEVDSLKSATKVLKFRVDSLQNNK, encoded by the coding sequence ATGAAAAACATATCTGATAATGACGAAATTATAAATACTGAAAAACAAGAAAATACAGGTGCGAAGAAGAACAACAAACAGTCCGTTCCTCATTCTGATTGGGTAAGCTACCATATTTTTTTGTTTCCCTTCAAATGGGAACTGCTCAAATCTTCCGAAAAAGGAGATTATTTTTCGGTAAAGACGGATGTAGCTGAATTTGATGCTTTATTGAATCAAAATTGGGAACGAAAACCTTATGAGAAGTTTGCAGAAGTTGAAGACTTCAATGAGTTTCATTATTTCTATCCCTTTGTGCAAGATGTATTGTACGACTATGAGGGCAATGAGAATGTTATTCGGCATTTTCAATTCAAAAACTTAGACTTCAAAAATGATACCTTCAATATTAAGGTTCAACTAGATTGGGAAGCAAACAATCAAAAGGAAAATGAGCCAAAAACCTATACCCTTCACATCAAAGAACTCCTACTAAATGTCTATACAACGGGTATTGGCATTTTGTCTTTTCATTTGGTCAATACCGATAAGAATTCTACCAAAGAGGACATTTTGTGTATCAATCAATTTGGGAGAAGACTTTATCCGCCATTTTTGGATGCAAAGAATATTTTGGAAGGTGTTCAAAGAAGTGAATTGGCAGCAGCGATTGAAGTAAACATCAATGGGGAGACTTATTCCGATGAATTTTCAAAACACTATAGAAGTTTAGAAGCTATCAATGAGGCAAATAAGCCTCCTAAAAGCATACAACTACCTGCGTATATTTCCAATATTTTGGCACTTGACCCAGCAAAGATTCACTATAAACCTATCTTGGACGATAGGATGTTTGTGGTCGGATGGTATGGGAATGATACCATGTCAAAAGCATTAAGCGCCTATCCCAAAGATTTCTTCAACCGTACAGAACAAACCTTGCTGAGTAAATTTGGAAAGATTTATCCTATTCCTACAAAAGCATTTGGCTACATCAGTGATAAAGATGCAAGTGATTTTTGGTACAAATATGTTTTTGTGGATGGAAAAGGTAAGGGATTGAGCAATAGGTTGATGCAAGAAGATTTTTTATTGAATCAAACGTATGACAGATGGATTGAAAATTATACTTTATATGGTTTTTCTAGGTACTCTTTGATGTCCTTAACGGGAACTTTGGAGACTCTAAATCATGAACAAAATCAAGCTGCTTTTCTGGTCACACATCTGCGGACGATTTACTACAAAATTGCAGAGTTGTGTTTGGTGCAACGGGTTTCTATTTTGAATTTTTCGGATGAAGCATCACACATCTCCACACTTCCGATTGAAGACAATACAGTAGGGGCAAAAATCAAAGACCTGTACAAAAACTACCTTCAGTTTATCAATAAAATATATTTTCGAGAGATAACTGCTCAAGAACAAGGCATAGAAATGTATGCACATCTGCAAAACATTATGAATGTAGGGCGAGATGCCCAAAATTTAGATCGTGAAATAGCGGAGCTTCACAATTATGCTGATTTGATTGAAAGCCAAAAAAGGCAATCAGAACAAGAAAAACAAAACAAAGCCATCAACCGACTGACCATTTTAGGAGCAGCTTTGTTGTTGCCTACTTTTATTGCAGGCTACTATGGAATGAATATTTTTGATGGGCAAGTCATGGAATTTGACAAATTCCGTTTGTGGGTTGCGACCGCAGCTTTTATCGCAACTCCTATTTTGCTTCTCATTATTTTTGTCATGAATGGAAAAACTCCTTTTAGAGAACGGCTATCCAAAGCCAAAAACTGGTTTGAGGATGTAGAAGGGAATTTTCTATGGGCAAGAATTATCGCTTCTTTATTACTGTTTGTGATTACAATGGCATTTTTGATATACCCTCTTTTGAAGCCAATAACAGCAGACGAGAGAAATCCCGAATCAGATACGGCTAAAGTAGAAGTGGTCAAAGATGTAAATTCGGAAGAAATAAAGCTATTGAAGAACAAACTGCAATCTACTGAATCAGAAGTTGATTCTTTGAAGTCAGCTACAAAAGTATTGAAGTTCCGAGTAGATTCCCTCCAAAACAACAAATAA
- a CDS encoding ATP-binding protein, with product MRLFTTNPVFVRVESNGRKWRRGIMARSRERGSTIDGGRLTSGQNYEIFPRIRLVSLEKSHLLTLHFSTDIVFIFGKIVSSFPLKIPNMENLFIGRKEETAILVEALQSYESELVAVIGRRRVGKTYLIDSVYKKNIAFEVTGIQNASKKDQLENFMLQLAAAYGNVPPLKTPTSWLQAFALLIAYLKQVKTTEKKVVFLDELPWLATHKSGFLNGLSYFWNSWAVKQSIVVVICGSAASWMIQKVVNDKGGLHNRITKQIHLYPFTLLETEEYLKARKIQLDRYQIAQIYMALGGIPHYLKEVKNGKSAAQNINQICFVKNARLKHEFLRLYPALFANAEKHIAVIRALATKWQGLNRKEISQLSGIAEGGNLSRVLDELNHSGFISSYRPFGKKKKQKSYRLTDEYSLFYLKFIEGQEYEGQHIWHHLSQTQLYKIWSGYAFENVCLKHIPQIKKSLDIAGIYSLSSSFHYKGTAEEKGTQIDLLIDRKDEVINLIEIKFYNEPYAISKTYAENLRNKRRIFKSVTKTHKQLSIVMLTTFGLTINEYSMELIGQELRLDDLFRI from the coding sequence ATGCGTCTTTTTACAACGAACCCCGTTTTCGTCCGAGTCGAATCCAACGGCAGAAAGTGGAGGCGGGGCATCATGGCAAGAAGTCGGGAAAGGGGTTCTACGATTGATGGTGGACGATTGACGAGTGGGCAGAATTATGAGATTTTTCCACGGATAAGGTTGGTATCTTTGGAAAAATCGCACCTTTTAACCCTACATTTTTCCACAGATATTGTATTTATCTTTGGAAAAATCGTATCTTCATTTCCATTAAAAATCCCCAATATGGAAAACTTGTTTATTGGAAGAAAAGAGGAAACAGCTATTTTAGTTGAAGCACTTCAATCTTATGAATCTGAATTGGTAGCAGTTATTGGGCGAAGGCGTGTTGGTAAAACCTATTTGATTGACTCTGTTTACAAAAAAAATATTGCTTTTGAAGTAACAGGCATACAAAATGCCTCGAAAAAAGACCAATTGGAGAATTTTATGCTTCAATTGGCAGCAGCCTATGGAAATGTCCCACCTTTGAAAACTCCTACAAGTTGGCTGCAAGCATTTGCGTTGTTGATTGCCTATTTGAAACAAGTGAAGACAACGGAGAAAAAAGTGGTTTTCTTAGATGAACTTCCGTGGTTGGCGACACATAAATCGGGCTTTCTAAATGGCTTGAGTTATTTCTGGAACAGCTGGGCAGTCAAACAGTCTATTGTAGTAGTTATTTGTGGTTCGGCTGCTTCATGGATGATACAAAAAGTGGTAAATGATAAAGGAGGTTTACACAACCGAATTACCAAACAAATTCACTTGTATCCCTTTACCTTATTGGAAACAGAAGAGTATTTGAAGGCAAGAAAAATTCAACTTGATAGGTATCAAATTGCTCAAATATATATGGCATTGGGTGGGATTCCCCACTATCTAAAAGAAGTCAAGAATGGAAAGAGTGCAGCTCAAAACATCAATCAAATTTGTTTTGTCAAGAATGCTCGGTTGAAGCATGAATTTTTGAGGCTTTACCCCGCTTTGTTTGCCAATGCGGAAAAGCATATCGCTGTGATACGGGCTTTGGCAACCAAATGGCAGGGTTTGAACCGCAAGGAAATCAGTCAATTATCAGGTATTGCAGAAGGAGGAAATTTGTCAAGAGTGTTAGATGAACTAAATCATTCGGGTTTTATTTCGTCTTACCGTCCTTTTGGTAAAAAGAAAAAACAGAAGTCCTACCGATTGACAGATGAATATTCTTTGTTTTATTTGAAATTTATTGAAGGTCAAGAATATGAAGGGCAGCATATTTGGCATCACCTGAGCCAGACGCAGTTGTATAAAATTTGGAGTGGGTATGCTTTTGAAAATGTGTGTCTTAAACATATTCCACAAATCAAAAAATCCTTAGATATTGCAGGCATATACTCCCTTTCTTCATCTTTTCATTACAAAGGAACGGCGGAAGAGAAAGGCACTCAAATAGATTTACTGATTGATAGAAAAGACGAGGTAATCAATCTCATCGAAATCAAATTCTACAATGAGCCTTATGCTATCAGCAAAACGTATGCGGAAAATCTAAGAAACAAACGCCGTATTTTTAAATCTGTTACTAAAACCCACAAGCAACTGTCTATCGTAATGCTCACAACTTTTGGCTTGACTATCAATGAATACAGCATGGAATTGATTGGTCAAGAGTTGAGGTTGGACGATTTGTTTAGGATTTAG
- a CDS encoding 3-hydroxyacyl-CoA dehydrogenase NAD-binding domain-containing protein, which yields MIDTIQKIAIIGAGTMGAGIAQLAAMAGYKTILFDINEDALVKGIQTIAKNMDGAIKRGKMSIEAKEATLQNLHTSTNFQDLKADFILEAIVEKLEVKVKVFQDLAAINSPQTIFASNTSSIPITRIAAQIPHPERVVGMHFFNPPHIMKLVEVILGAATQPDIAETVKALAEKMGKKAVIAKDAPGFIVNRVARSFYLESLKILEEQVADIETIDALLESSGFRMGPFKLMDLIGIDVNHAVSESMYASFYNEPRFRPSRIQRQKVEAGHHGKKSGKGFYD from the coding sequence GTGATAGATACGATTCAAAAAATAGCCATCATTGGCGCAGGCACGATGGGAGCAGGTATTGCACAATTGGCTGCAATGGCAGGATATAAGACTATTTTGTTTGACATCAACGAAGATGCCTTGGTGAAAGGAATACAAACGATTGCCAAAAACATGGACGGTGCCATCAAAAGGGGGAAAATGAGCATTGAAGCAAAGGAAGCAACGCTGCAAAACCTCCACACAAGCACCAATTTTCAAGACTTGAAAGCCGATTTTATCCTTGAAGCCATAGTCGAAAAATTGGAGGTCAAGGTCAAGGTTTTCCAAGATTTGGCAGCCATCAATTCACCCCAAACCATTTTTGCAAGCAATACTTCTTCGATTCCTATTACCCGCATTGCCGCTCAAATTCCACATCCTGAGCGAGTTGTTGGAATGCACTTTTTCAATCCTCCCCACATCATGAAGCTCGTTGAAGTGATTTTAGGTGCAGCAACCCAGCCCGACATTGCAGAAACGGTCAAGGCTTTGGCGGAGAAAATGGGTAAAAAGGCGGTAATCGCCAAAGATGCGCCAGGATTTATTGTCAATCGAGTTGCCCGTTCTTTTTACCTCGAAAGTCTCAAAATTTTGGAGGAACAAGTGGCTGACATCGAAACGATTGACGCACTGTTAGAGTCGTCTGGTTTTCGGATGGGACCTTTTAAGTTGATGGATTTGATTGGAATAGACGTGAATCATGCCGTTTCAGAATCCATGTATGCGTCTTTTTACAACGAACCCCGTTTTCGTCCGAGTCGAATCCAACGGCAGAAAGTGGAGGCGGGGCATCATGGCAAGAAGTCGGGAAAGGGGTTCTACGATTGA
- a CDS encoding ion transporter, with amino-acid sequence MSKIFRSNHKKREELYHIIFGTDTPAGKAFDVVLLVLIVLSIILVMLESVEDLNQKYHHIFVVIEWFLTIIFTVEYLVRLYVVRRPLQYMTSFFGIVDFMAILPSYLSLILVGAHYFLVVRALRLLRIFRVFKLGRYLGESQILIRALQASRVKITVFLIAVLTAVTVIGAIMYLVESRANSGFDSIPRSVYWAIVTITTVGYGDIAPATTLGQFLAAVLMILGYAIIAVPTGIVSVELAQAQEDVRTELKDEIHEITHTLEELTITKSTNPKSELRCGNCERSGHDVDAEYCKYCGEVL; translated from the coding sequence ATGTCCAAGATATTTCGATCAAACCATAAAAAACGAGAAGAACTGTACCACATCATCTTTGGGACAGATACTCCTGCGGGTAAGGCCTTTGATGTTGTTTTGTTGGTATTGATTGTGTTGAGTATTATTTTGGTAATGTTAGAAAGTGTGGAGGATCTGAACCAAAAGTATCATCATATTTTTGTGGTGATAGAGTGGTTTTTGACCATTATTTTTACTGTTGAATACTTGGTACGATTGTATGTTGTTCGCCGCCCGCTTCAATACATGACTAGTTTTTTTGGAATTGTGGATTTTATGGCGATTCTGCCGAGTTATTTGAGTTTGATTTTAGTAGGAGCGCATTATTTTTTGGTGGTTCGAGCGTTGCGATTGTTGCGAATATTCAGGGTGTTTAAGTTGGGGCGGTATTTGGGTGAGTCGCAAATATTGATTCGTGCCTTGCAGGCCAGTCGGGTGAAGATTACTGTTTTTTTGATTGCCGTATTGACAGCGGTAACAGTTATTGGGGCCATTATGTACTTGGTAGAAAGTAGGGCAAATAGTGGTTTTGACAGTATTCCGAGAAGCGTTTATTGGGCAATTGTGACGATTACAACAGTGGGATACGGTGATATTGCACCTGCAACTACTTTGGGACAGTTTTTGGCAGCTGTTTTGATGATTTTGGGTTATGCCATCATTGCTGTTCCAACGGGAATTGTATCGGTTGAATTGGCTCAAGCACAAGAAGATGTGAGAACGGAGTTAAAAGATGAAATTCACGAAATTACCCATACACTTGAGGAGCTAACGATTACAAAATCTACCAACCCTAAAAGCGAATTGCGGTGCGGAAATTGTGAACGTTCGGGGCATGATGTAGATGCCGAGTATTGTAAGTATTGTGGAGAGGTGCTTTGA
- a CDS encoding type III-B CRISPR-associated protein Cas10/Cmr2, with amino-acid sequence MTNTKKYIGITIGPIIRTISMARSTKELWAASYLFSYIMRSLIEEIGVGDHERFITPYIGAQEAADIQSGAFNVHYGAGVFPDRMVVDVTGTQYEKFGEVEAMIERVKEKIIQEIVAHFILIVTKKLLTEKRIKLYLEGFSGYEDFLKRHFQIYAVQVEMDIEQDSAVAAKVFPLLEAIENQTSIISHEKTVRFDEGKKTLPNFLEYYLSNIHIGADKKADEKNPKHQTLYQKVFEEGKGAYAHLQIDPSSTWDESKEGFPSIRDIATIGLREQSKKEYEAALTAATEAEKKEEKEAKKKNKGRKTSTSDHLYSALQKTFNQGKTAKEKQLKQHHKYICIVHADGDSVGAAIRKIGGDLAKYRLFSSALSDFSKRAAAIINDFSGKPIYVGGDDLLFFAPIRAERGNIFELVEVLDECFDGFIRDFMQQNQMTFDVTPTLSFGVSMTYHKFPLFEAEKLAREVLLKKLAKGFEGRKGKKNALAFRVSKHSTSYFEAVLYKDKTKERQDEDKPKTSYEFFMQMVTQKQIEIDQLSSLSYKLRDNKALLYEIADKPERVDSFFTNFFNEAVHKASGGQSYIGWVKGLLKVLFAENLPVKPAYVNELQYEKEWTDLVDSCIKTLYGILRMIHFLNQNASNEDE; translated from the coding sequence ATGACCAACACAAAAAAATACATAGGCATCACCATTGGGCCCATCATCCGAACCATCAGTATGGCACGCAGTACCAAAGAGTTGTGGGCAGCGAGTTATTTGTTTTCCTATATCATGCGGAGTTTGATAGAAGAAATTGGGGTAGGCGACCACGAAAGATTCATTACCCCCTATATTGGAGCGCAAGAAGCGGCTGATATTCAATCGGGTGCCTTCAATGTTCATTATGGGGCGGGGGTATTTCCCGATAGAATGGTGGTGGATGTTACAGGCACACAATATGAAAAATTTGGAGAAGTGGAGGCGATGATTGAGCGGGTAAAAGAGAAGATTATCCAAGAAATTGTTGCCCATTTCATCCTCATTGTGACTAAAAAATTATTGACGGAGAAGCGGATAAAATTGTATTTGGAGGGTTTTTCGGGTTACGAAGATTTTCTGAAGCGGCACTTCCAAATATATGCGGTTCAGGTGGAGATGGACATTGAACAAGACAGTGCGGTGGCTGCAAAGGTATTCCCGCTATTGGAGGCAATCGAAAACCAAACTTCTATTATCAGCCATGAAAAAACGGTTCGCTTTGATGAAGGTAAAAAAACGCTTCCCAATTTCTTGGAGTATTATCTAAGCAATATCCATATTGGAGCGGATAAGAAGGCAGACGAAAAAAATCCGAAGCACCAGACATTGTACCAAAAGGTTTTTGAAGAAGGAAAAGGAGCGTATGCCCACCTGCAAATTGACCCAAGTTCGACTTGGGATGAATCGAAAGAAGGTTTTCCGAGTATTCGAGACATTGCTACGATAGGACTACGAGAGCAATCTAAAAAGGAATATGAGGCTGCTTTGACGGCTGCAACGGAGGCGGAAAAGAAAGAGGAAAAGGAGGCAAAAAAGAAAAACAAAGGTCGAAAAACCAGTACAAGCGATCACCTCTATTCAGCCCTTCAAAAAACCTTCAATCAAGGCAAAACGGCTAAGGAAAAACAATTGAAACAGCACCACAAATACATTTGCATTGTTCATGCGGATGGCGATAGTGTGGGGGCAGCTATTAGAAAAATTGGAGGAGATTTGGCGAAATACCGCCTGTTTTCCAGTGCCTTGTCTGATTTTTCCAAAAGAGCGGCAGCTATTATCAATGATTTTTCGGGCAAACCGATTTATGTGGGAGGAGATGATTTGTTGTTTTTTGCACCGATTCGAGCCGAAAGAGGGAATATTTTTGAATTGGTGGAGGTTTTGGATGAATGTTTTGATGGGTTTATTCGGGATTTTATGCAGCAAAACCAAATGACCTTTGATGTCACTCCAACGCTTTCTTTTGGAGTGTCGATGACCTACCACAAGTTTCCCCTATTTGAAGCAGAGAAATTGGCGAGGGAAGTTTTGTTGAAGAAATTGGCAAAGGGTTTTGAAGGGAGAAAGGGAAAGAAAAATGCGCTGGCTTTTCGGGTGTCGAAACACAGTACGAGCTATTTTGAAGCGGTACTGTACAAGGACAAAACGAAGGAACGGCAAGATGAAGACAAGCCCAAAACGTCTTATGAGTTTTTCATGCAAATGGTAACGCAAAAACAAATTGAGATTGACCAACTGAGTTCACTCTCTTACAAATTGAGGGACAACAAAGCCTTGCTCTACGAGATTGCAGACAAACCAGAGCGTGTGGATTCTTTTTTCACGAACTTCTTCAATGAGGCGGTACACAAGGCATCGGGTGGGCAATCGTATATCGGGTGGGTGAAGGGTTTGTTGAAGGTTTTGTTTGCCGAAAATCTACCCGTCAAACCCGCTTATGTAAACGAATTGCAGTACGAAAAAGAGTGGACAGACCTTGTAGACTCTTGTATCAAAACCCTTTACGGCATTCTGCGAATGATTCATTTCTTAAACCAAAACGCAAGCAACGAAGATGAATAA
- a CDS encoding glutamine synthetase III: protein MRFEAVKQAFNRPAMKVALPSEKISDYFASNVFTIEVMRKYLSAATFDHILESVEEGGKISREIADQVALAMKTWAIEKGSTSYCHWFQPLTGNTAEKHDAFFSPIEAHRGIETFSGKELVQQGPDGANFPSGGLRATFEARGYTAWDPSSPAFIMTVGSGKTLCIPTIFVSYTGESLDYKAPLLKSLAFLEQAAIDVCHLFNKSVKKVSTFLGWEQEYFLVDSDLYNARPDLMATGRTLLGRRSPRDKERSNHYFGAIADRVYAYMIDFEAEAYKVGIPINTRHNEAAPSQFECATSFTHANVAVDHNQLLMDIMARVARRHHLQVLFHEKPYEDMNGSGKHLNWSLHTDTGLNLFSPAKTPKTNLQFLTFFINVIKVVNDYPDLLRAAIATAGNEDRLGLHEAPPAIISLFIGETLQKILDDFEKKVKIGGLDEYAKEDLKVEIHKQIPDLLIDNTDQNRTAPFAYTGNKFELRVVGSSANCARPTTILNTLLGYQLRTFLKDVNGLVQKDKEKRDGAILRVLRRYVSQSKRILFEGDTYSKEWEIEAAKRGLSNVKKTPYAFDFFKTEDAQKVLVANGIYTQRELQARYEVWQGIYKNKLYVESRTISEMIQNQVIPVAVKYQNVLLQNVKLGMDVGLPKAHFEESLRVIEEISKHIAALAAAQQSLVKSYQEADAKEDIAESAKVYCDEVKPHFDTMRKSAAKLELLVADEYWTLPKYRELLFMR from the coding sequence ATGCGATTTGAAGCCGTAAAACAAGCATTTAACCGACCTGCAATGAAGGTCGCTTTGCCTTCCGAAAAAATTTCTGATTATTTTGCTAGCAATGTATTCACCATTGAAGTAATGCGAAAGTACTTATCCGCAGCTACTTTTGACCATATTTTAGAATCAGTCGAAGAAGGAGGAAAAATAAGCAGAGAAATTGCAGACCAAGTAGCATTGGCGATGAAAACATGGGCAATCGAGAAGGGATCTACTTCTTATTGTCATTGGTTTCAGCCACTTACAGGCAATACTGCTGAAAAACACGATGCTTTTTTCTCTCCAATTGAAGCCCACCGAGGTATTGAAACCTTTAGCGGCAAGGAATTGGTACAGCAAGGACCTGATGGGGCAAATTTCCCTTCTGGTGGTTTGCGGGCTACTTTTGAAGCAAGAGGATACACCGCTTGGGATCCTTCCTCTCCTGCTTTTATTATGACCGTTGGGAGTGGTAAAACCTTGTGTATTCCAACGATTTTTGTGTCATATACAGGTGAATCATTGGACTACAAAGCTCCTTTATTGAAATCTTTAGCATTTTTGGAGCAAGCAGCGATAGATGTCTGTCATTTATTCAATAAAAGTGTGAAAAAGGTCAGTACTTTTTTGGGTTGGGAGCAGGAGTATTTTTTAGTCGACTCAGATCTTTACAATGCTCGTCCCGATTTGATGGCTACTGGTCGAACACTTTTGGGGCGACGTTCACCGAGAGACAAGGAGCGAAGCAATCATTATTTTGGCGCAATTGCAGATAGAGTATATGCTTACATGATTGATTTTGAAGCTGAGGCGTATAAGGTAGGGATTCCGATTAATACCCGACACAATGAAGCTGCTCCTTCACAGTTTGAGTGTGCCACTAGTTTCACCCACGCCAATGTGGCAGTAGATCACAATCAGCTTTTGATGGATATCATGGCAAGGGTTGCTCGGCGGCATCATTTGCAGGTTTTATTTCATGAAAAACCTTATGAAGATATGAATGGATCGGGTAAACACCTCAACTGGTCTTTGCATACAGATACGGGTTTGAATCTTTTTTCTCCTGCAAAAACGCCCAAAACCAATCTGCAATTTTTAACATTTTTCATCAATGTCATCAAAGTGGTCAATGACTATCCCGACTTGTTGCGGGCTGCAATTGCTACTGCGGGTAATGAAGATCGATTGGGTTTACACGAAGCTCCTCCTGCCATTATCTCTTTGTTTATTGGTGAAACGCTTCAAAAAATATTGGATGATTTTGAAAAGAAAGTGAAAATCGGGGGCTTGGATGAATATGCCAAAGAAGATTTGAAGGTTGAGATTCACAAACAAATTCCCGACTTGTTGATTGACAATACGGATCAAAACCGTACTGCTCCTTTTGCTTATACGGGCAATAAGTTTGAACTGAGGGTGGTGGGTTCTTCTGCCAATTGCGCCCGTCCTACTACGATACTGAATACTTTGCTGGGGTATCAACTCCGAACTTTTTTGAAGGATGTGAATGGCTTGGTGCAAAAAGACAAGGAGAAAAGAGATGGGGCTATTTTACGGGTATTGCGGCGGTATGTGAGTCAATCGAAAAGAATTTTATTTGAAGGGGATACGTATAGTAAAGAATGGGAAATAGAAGCAGCTAAAAGAGGATTGTCTAATGTGAAAAAAACGCCTTATGCTTTTGATTTTTTTAAGACGGAGGATGCACAGAAAGTTCTGGTAGCCAATGGTATTTATACCCAGCGTGAATTGCAAGCACGCTATGAGGTATGGCAGGGGATTTACAAAAACAAACTGTATGTAGAATCTCGTACGATTAGTGAAATGATTCAAAATCAGGTGATTCCTGTGGCAGTGAAATACCAAAATGTATTGCTGCAAAATGTGAAGTTGGGTATGGATGTGGGTCTGCCAAAGGCACATTTTGAAGAGAGCTTGCGGGTTATTGAAGAGATTTCGAAGCACATTGCAGCATTGGCTGCTGCTCAGCAATCACTCGTCAAAAGTTATCAAGAGGCGGATGCCAAAGAGGATATTGCAGAGAGCGCAAAGGTTTATTGTGATGAGGTGAAACCTCATTTTGATACCATGCGAAAGTCTGCTGCAAAATTAGAACTCTTGGTAGCAGATGAATACTGGACGCTTCCTAAGTATCGTGAATTGCTGTTTATGAGGTAG
- a CDS encoding glutamine synthetase beta-grasp domain-containing protein, whose protein sequence is MTAFKFEYIWQDGYEPEANLRSKTKILNLDSYDGSVDVLPEWGFDGSSTLQAEGHFSDCLLKPVAVYPDPQRKNAYLVIAEVYNPDGTVHPSNARAALSDEDEYWFGFEQEYVLLDGNKPVGFPEDGYPGPQGPYYCAVGNGNVAARQMVEEHLDACLEAGLGITGINAEVLLGQWEFQCFGKGAKKASDDVICARYLLYRISEEYGLTVELHPKPVKGDWNGSGMHCNFSNEAIRSVGGKAMIEAVCEAFRPVIKEHIAVYGSSNEQRLTGKHETQSIHQFSYGVSDRGASIRIPMGLPANDWKGYLEDRRPASNADPYKVSGRIIETLKSVDYSAFATNGVLEEATA, encoded by the coding sequence ATGACAGCTTTCAAGTTTGAGTACATTTGGCAAGATGGTTACGAGCCAGAAGCAAATCTTAGAAGTAAAACAAAAATTTTGAACCTTGATTCATACGATGGTTCAGTAGATGTACTACCCGAATGGGGTTTTGATGGTAGTTCTACACTACAAGCAGAAGGACATTTTTCTGACTGTTTGTTAAAACCTGTGGCAGTTTATCCAGATCCACAGCGCAAAAATGCCTATTTGGTGATTGCAGAAGTTTATAATCCAGATGGCACTGTTCACCCTTCTAACGCTCGTGCAGCATTGAGTGACGAGGATGAGTACTGGTTTGGTTTTGAGCAAGAATATGTCTTGTTGGATGGCAACAAACCTGTTGGATTTCCAGAAGATGGTTATCCTGGCCCACAAGGTCCCTACTATTGTGCCGTAGGTAATGGCAATGTGGCTGCTCGTCAGATGGTTGAAGAACATTTGGATGCTTGTTTGGAAGCAGGCTTGGGCATCACAGGTATCAATGCTGAGGTATTGTTGGGGCAATGGGAATTTCAATGTTTTGGCAAAGGAGCCAAGAAAGCATCTGATGATGTGATTTGCGCTCGGTACTTGCTGTATAGAATTTCGGAAGAATACGGTTTGACCGTAGAATTGCATCCAAAACCTGTGAAAGGTGATTGGAATGGTTCAGGTATGCACTGCAATTTCTCTAATGAAGCCATTCGTTCAGTAGGTGGAAAGGCAATGATTGAAGCAGTTTGTGAAGCGTTCCGTCCTGTCATCAAAGAACACATTGCAGTATATGGATCGAGCAACGAACAACGGTTAACCGGTAAACACGAAACACAAAGCATTCACCAATTTAGCTACGGTGTGAGTGATAGGGGGGCATCTATCCGTATTCCTATGGGATTGCCAGCCAATGACTGGAAAGGTTATTTGGAAGATCGCCGCCCTGCATCAAACGCTGATCCTTATAAAGTAAGCGGTCGTATCATCGAAACATTGAAGTCCGTAGATTACAGTGCTTTCGCAACAAATGGCGTATTGGAAGAAGCAACTGCTTGA